The window GGCGAGCTACTCGGTGCATGACTGAAGAGATGACCACAGGTGTGTAGAAGGACAGGATGGCACCTATGTGAGACACACATGTCCCAAATGCCTTGTAGCGGGCCTCCTGAGAAGCAAGCTGCAGAACTGCCTGGAGGATGAAGATGTAAGACAAGACAACAAACAGCAAGTCCAGCACCACAATAAACATGGCCACAGCAATGCCATAGATGTTGTTGAAGCGGGTGTCCCCACACGCCAGCCTTACCACGGCCATGTGCTCGCAGTAGCAGTGGGCAATCATCGGGCCCCAGCAGTAGTGGAAGCTTCGGAGCAGAAAGGGGAGTGGAGTCATTAGTGTCACAGCCCGGGTCACAGCAGCCATGCCAATCTTGGCAATCAGAGGCCTGGTCAGGATCGTGGTGTAGTGGAGTGgcttacagatggccacatagcggtcaaaGGCCATGGCCAGCAGCATTGCTGATTCCATGATGGCGAAGGAGTGGAGAAAAAACATCTGAACCAGACAGGCATAGAAGTTGATCTCTCGATCCCTGAACCAGAATATGGCAAGCATTTTGGGCAATGTTGTAGAAGAAAGGACTAAGTCAATGGCTGCCAACATAGCCAGAAAGAGGTACATGGGTTCATGCAGGGCTGCATCAGCCCTGATAATGAAAATAAGGGTGCAGTTGCCAAGCAGGGCCAGAGTATAAGCTGAGCAAAAGGGGATGGAGATCCACATGTGTAGATGCTCCAGGCCTGGGATTCCCATCAACAAGAAGACTGCTGGATGGGTTGAGGTGATATTGTAGGCTGACATGTCCACTGGGAATTCTTCCTCCTTACCTATTCCAGTCTTCTAGAGAGGATTCAGTATTAGAAGAATTGCAGTGTTTGAGTTCAAACTCTGCTCATGTATGTAGGAGGATTAGCCCTTGTTCCCATTCTGGACCTTAGAAGAAATTGGAAAATGATCATAACATACATCATGAAACACTTCTCGTGATCCTTTCCCTCTTGATGCTTATAAAATTTATTAGGATACTAAATACCAATGGAGCTAATATAAAAGCAGCCTTTAATGTGAAATGGAGTGCAAAAAGAGCTTTCTGGAATGTACATGGTCAAAGACGGCTTTAGAAAAGGGTggattcctggggctggggttatggctcagcggtagcgtgctcacctcaCACgttgcaaggtgctgggttcaaccctcagcaccacatatagttATCATGTTcagctacaactacaaaaataaatattaaaaaaagctagtcttttttttttgagtggatTCCTGTGTAAATCTTACCTAAAAATTGGACTTGCCTCCACAGAAAGTCTGGAATCTCCCACCAATTTGTTACCTAGTCAGTATAAAAGCCATCTTCCTATTAGAAACCTCACCTCCCAGGACAATGTATAGCCAAGTTCTGGAGAAAATACACAGGTATAAGATGAATAGCATGGAAGCCCTATGATAACAGGGCtatgtgtttttatgtttatttccaCTATGTCCATGACACCCATAGGTGCACTTGCTAAAtaattcttgaatgaatgaacatcCTCTTATGCTGTTGCTtttgtctttcctactccctgTATAGTCCTGGCCTCCATGGGCCCTCCGGTTTATTTGTCCTCACAGCTCAATCTTGATGCTTgctaatttgtttaaaatgtatagAAGTCCACCAACCTTTCATCTCCAATTAAGATATACCTACTTTTATGTTCACTACATAACATTCACAATCCAACTACTTTTCCAGGTTCTTCCTGGCGAACAAGCCTGAACTAGCTTGAATGCTTTATCCAATTCTTATGtcattgtcctgtgttttccttaTCTCCATAGCCAAGGTGTCAGCAAATACCAAAAGGAAACCTGTTATTTTTTTGGACCCAAAAGTACACTGGGGGTCCATTACTCAATTAGTACcgttctctattttgtttttatttttggaaccagggattgaacccaagggcgcttaaccactgaacctcattcccagttttttttttttcttttttgttgagaCAGAGgcaccctaagcaacttagagaaaccctaagtcaccgaggctggctttgaatatgtgatcctcctccctcagcctcccaagctgctgagattacaggtatatgccactgaaTCCAACCTGCTCTCTTATGGGATGCACACTTATCCTGAGAAACTTTAGAATGATGGATTTGGAAATTTGAATAACCAAATCATGGAGAAAGTAAGCAGATCTGGAACTGCTGGTTGCCAAGATTAGTACAGTTCCAAATCTTTTTACTCCTACTCCACAATTCCCAGATTCTGGCTAATAGTTACTGAGATCTTTAAGAAGCAAGTCTGCCTGATCTTTCTATTCTACCTCCTTATTtcagacccccccccccgccctgggACTGTCACAGCAGTTACAACTGAGGCAGGGCCAGAATGTGGGGTAGGAGAAACATGAGTAGCAATGACCAGAAAACGGAAGTAACAAGCATGATCTGGGGCTATTTAGGATTTGATGGAGGTGGTCCCTAACACATGGCACAACACAGCACAGAACAGGGGAGACGGGAAAGGGTTTCTTC is drawn from Urocitellus parryii isolate mUroPar1 chromosome 4, mUroPar1.hap1, whole genome shotgun sequence and contains these coding sequences:
- the LOC113191360 gene encoding olfactory receptor 52K1; protein product: MSAYNITSTHPAVFLLMGIPGLEHLHMWISIPFCSAYTLALLGNCTLIFIIRADAALHEPMYLFLAMLAAIDLVLSSTTLPKMLAIFWFRDREINFYACLVQMFFLHSFAIMESAMLLAMAFDRYVAICKPLHYTTILTRPLIAKIGMAAVTRAVTLMTPLPFLLRSFHYCWGPMIAHCYCEHMAVVRLACGDTRFNNIYGIAVAMFIVVLDLLFVVLSYIFILQAVLQLASQEARYKAFGTCVSHIGAILSFYTPVVISSVMHRVARRAAPHVHILLANFYLLFPPMINPIIYGVKTKQIRERVLGLFLRK